One Natrinema marinum genomic window carries:
- a CDS encoding DUF7289 family protein, whose product MNASVGEQSVVERRGQASILGLVLLVGMVAMVSVGLLLVAGNAMTAAEEATESERVEQAFVELGHTMSTVSANDDTSRTLQFDAGDSGAVTKTKAGWIHIKGGSVDINRSIGAVEYRGDDGSIISYQSGGVWRETGNRTRMLSAPNIDYDPEDETLWFPITTLSGRQSLNSGEIAIEHNTTDPISNVSFVKNDSVTITIQSDYYRGWERYFRSEASGASIQNVDHQNRTIRVLLGYADLEGAFDEGATIGSDDPADFKDKHDNFGNTHRTGTPLPEMDSVIEQMVADAKAGNDVDKNLSNSTHTNPLDDGTYFIEEINGDQDYTFDLSNGNATLIVEGDVNLGDDGSINVVNRDAANDNVLRIYAGGDDAVINGEICDTSDGSCSSNAKTIQFYGPSTMSVDFGPGNTGAFEGVLYVSSSEQKNWWDGSTGTCADHHQVHMQGGGDFYGSIVAYSACAHSNSVSFDYDASLDGSNIDPYSDEYSLPPQITYLNVAVHELDVRNK is encoded by the coding sequence CGGGGACAGGCGTCTATTCTCGGTCTCGTTCTCTTGGTCGGAATGGTCGCGATGGTCAGTGTTGGGTTGCTTCTCGTCGCTGGGAACGCGATGACGGCCGCCGAGGAAGCGACGGAGAGCGAGCGAGTCGAACAGGCGTTCGTCGAACTCGGCCACACGATGTCTACGGTCTCCGCAAACGATGATACGTCACGGACGCTCCAGTTCGACGCGGGTGACTCAGGTGCGGTGACGAAAACGAAAGCCGGTTGGATTCACATCAAAGGGGGAAGCGTCGACATCAATAGATCGATCGGCGCCGTAGAGTACAGAGGCGACGATGGATCCATTATTTCCTATCAATCGGGTGGTGTCTGGCGCGAAACGGGGAACCGTACTCGGATGCTCTCCGCGCCGAACATCGATTACGATCCGGAGGACGAAACGCTGTGGTTCCCGATTACAACGCTCAGTGGCAGACAGTCGCTCAATTCGGGCGAGATTGCGATCGAACACAACACTACGGATCCGATCAGTAACGTGTCCTTCGTGAAAAACGACTCCGTCACGATCACGATTCAGAGCGACTACTATCGGGGCTGGGAACGCTATTTCCGGTCTGAGGCCAGCGGCGCATCGATCCAGAACGTCGATCACCAGAACCGAACGATCAGAGTCTTGCTCGGATACGCCGATCTCGAAGGTGCGTTCGACGAAGGTGCAACGATCGGTTCGGACGACCCGGCCGACTTCAAGGATAAGCACGATAACTTCGGCAACACTCACCGGACGGGAACACCGTTGCCAGAAATGGACAGCGTCATCGAGCAAATGGTCGCCGACGCTAAAGCCGGCAACGACGTCGACAAGAACCTCTCGAACAGTACTCACACCAATCCGCTCGACGACGGGACTTACTTCATCGAGGAGATCAACGGCGACCAAGACTATACGTTCGACCTGTCGAACGGGAACGCGACGCTGATCGTCGAGGGCGACGTAAATCTCGGCGACGATGGGTCGATCAACGTCGTCAACCGAGACGCGGCCAACGATAACGTCTTACGAATCTACGCTGGCGGAGACGATGCCGTCATAAACGGCGAGATCTGCGATACCAGTGACGGAAGTTGTAGCTCCAATGCAAAGACGATCCAATTTTACGGTCCCTCGACGATGAGCGTCGACTTCGGTCCTGGGAATACGGGTGCCTTCGAGGGTGTGCTGTACGTTTCGTCATCAGAGCAAAAGAACTGGTGGGACGGAAGTACCGGCACCTGTGCTGATCATCACCAGGTTCACATGCAGGGTGGTGGCGACTTCTACGGATCGATCGTCGCCTACTCGGCCTGTGCTCACTCGAACTCCGTCTCCTTCGATTACGATGCGAGTTTGGACGGATCCAACATCGACCCCTACTCTGACGAGTACTCGCTGCCACCGCAGATCACGTATCTGAACGTGGCCGTCCACGAACTCGACGTTCGGAACAAATAG
- a CDS encoding adenylate kinase: protein MAQPRILILGAPGAGKGTQSAKITEEFGVDHITTGDALRNNKEMDISDMDTEYDTPGEYMDRGELVPDDVVNAIVDEALSQADGFVLDGYPRNLEQAEELEDMTDLDVVLYLEVGEEELVHRLTGRRLDPETGDIYHVEYNPPEDPEVEDRLEQRDDDTEETVRERLSVFHENTEPVIEYYDEQGDLARVDGEQAPDDVWEDVKETIENAA from the coding sequence ATGGCTCAGCCACGAATCCTGATCCTGGGCGCGCCCGGGGCTGGCAAGGGGACTCAGAGCGCGAAGATCACCGAGGAGTTCGGCGTCGACCACATCACCACCGGCGACGCCTTGCGGAACAACAAGGAGATGGACATCTCCGACATGGACACCGAGTACGACACGCCGGGCGAGTACATGGACCGCGGCGAACTCGTCCCCGACGACGTCGTCAACGCCATCGTCGACGAGGCGCTCTCTCAGGCCGACGGCTTCGTCCTCGACGGCTATCCGCGCAACCTAGAGCAGGCCGAGGAACTCGAGGACATGACCGACCTCGACGTCGTCCTCTACCTCGAGGTCGGCGAGGAGGAACTCGTCCACCGGCTCACCGGCCGCCGACTCGACCCCGAGACGGGCGACATCTACCACGTCGAGTACAACCCGCCGGAGGACCCCGAGGTCGAAGACCGCCTCGAACAGCGCGACGACGATACCGAGGAGACCGTCCGCGAGCGCCTGTCGGTCTTCCACGAGAACACGGAACCCGTCATCGAGTACTACGATGAGCAGGGCGACTTAGCGCGCGTCGACGGCGAGCAGGCTCCGGACGATGTCTGGGAAGACGTGAAGGAAACGATCGAGAACGCAGCATAG
- a CDS encoding amino acid permease, giving the protein MSDEELAKDLGPLAALTIGVGTMIGAGIFVLPGEAVATAGPLAALAFVLGGGIALLTAFSASELGTAMPKSGGAYFYVNRALGPLFGSIAGWGNWIGLAFASAFYVYGFGEYIVRMAGITFGPVELAFLSLSAAQLIGLGAALLFITVNYVGAKETGTLQNVIVITLVGILAVFTGYGVMNADLATLRPIVPPDKGIAPLLPVTGLIFVSYLGFVQITSVAEEIKDPGRNLPRAVIGSVVLVTGIYALVLLAVLAAVETELVANNDTAVVDVASQLIGPIGAAALLLGGLLATASSANASILASSRINFAMGRNRLISPELNEIHPRYGTPYRSIAVTGGFIVLFLLIGDIRTLSTAGSVLHLVIYGLLNIALIVMREAEPEEYDPDYRVPFYPVTPILGAILSFALIAFIDARVIALCIAFVVIAALWYLVYARDKTDAQGVLSEYILNRADEMPEPAVTAATSVQPDGGTYRVMVPLANPDHETDLITLASAIANQRNGTVVATHIVQVPDQTALEHGADHVAELDAESEQLLERARRDAETFGVDVETKTILSHRSFEEVFDAARTDNADLVVMGWGPDAHGRAEDRIDELTGSLPCDFLVLKDRGFDASRILVPTAGGPDSAFGAAVARLLAAEYDSEVSLLYVRDDDESAAEAEAFLEEWASDHDLEDATLSIERGDPETAIERAAADHTMLIIGATEQGLLSRLLGGSLIDDVTKTVDCSVLLAQKRHERSLRERLFG; this is encoded by the coding sequence ATGAGTGACGAAGAACTGGCGAAAGACCTCGGCCCGCTCGCAGCGCTGACGATCGGCGTCGGGACGATGATCGGTGCCGGGATCTTCGTCCTGCCCGGTGAAGCGGTCGCGACCGCCGGTCCGCTGGCCGCGCTCGCGTTCGTCCTCGGGGGCGGGATCGCGCTGTTGACGGCGTTTTCGGCGAGCGAGCTCGGGACCGCGATGCCAAAATCCGGCGGCGCGTACTTCTACGTCAATCGCGCGCTCGGTCCGCTGTTCGGCTCGATCGCCGGCTGGGGGAACTGGATCGGCCTCGCGTTCGCCTCGGCCTTTTACGTCTACGGCTTCGGCGAGTACATCGTCCGCATGGCCGGCATCACGTTCGGACCGGTCGAACTCGCCTTCCTCTCGCTGTCGGCCGCACAGCTGATCGGACTCGGCGCGGCGTTGCTCTTCATTACCGTCAACTACGTCGGCGCAAAAGAGACGGGCACCCTCCAGAACGTCATCGTCATCACGCTCGTCGGCATCTTGGCCGTCTTCACCGGCTACGGGGTCATGAACGCTGACCTCGCGACACTCCGGCCGATCGTCCCGCCGGACAAAGGGATCGCCCCTCTACTACCGGTGACCGGGCTGATCTTCGTCTCGTACCTCGGCTTCGTCCAGATCACGTCCGTCGCCGAGGAGATCAAAGACCCCGGCCGGAACCTCCCGCGTGCGGTCATCGGCAGCGTCGTCCTCGTGACGGGGATCTACGCGCTCGTGTTGCTCGCCGTCCTCGCCGCCGTCGAGACCGAGCTCGTGGCCAACAACGACACGGCAGTCGTCGACGTGGCGAGCCAACTCATCGGACCGATCGGGGCCGCCGCGCTGTTGCTCGGCGGGCTGCTGGCGACGGCCTCCTCGGCGAACGCGTCGATCCTCGCCTCCTCCCGGATCAACTTCGCGATGGGACGAAACAGACTGATCAGCCCCGAACTCAACGAGATCCATCCTCGCTACGGGACGCCGTACCGATCGATCGCCGTTACTGGTGGCTTCATCGTCCTCTTCCTCCTGATCGGCGACATCCGGACCCTCTCGACCGCCGGGAGCGTCCTCCACCTCGTCATCTACGGCCTGCTGAACATCGCCCTGATCGTCATGCGCGAGGCCGAGCCCGAGGAGTACGATCCGGACTACCGCGTGCCGTTCTATCCGGTGACGCCGATCCTCGGGGCGATCCTCTCCTTCGCCCTCATCGCGTTCATCGATGCGCGCGTCATCGCACTCTGTATCGCGTTCGTAGTTATCGCCGCTCTTTGGTATCTCGTCTACGCACGCGACAAGACCGACGCCCAGGGCGTCCTGAGCGAGTACATCCTCAATCGGGCCGACGAGATGCCCGAACCCGCCGTCACCGCCGCCACGAGCGTCCAACCCGACGGCGGCACCTACCGCGTGATGGTCCCGCTGGCCAACCCCGATCACGAGACCGACCTGATCACCCTCGCCAGCGCGATCGCGAACCAGCGAAACGGCACCGTCGTCGCGACCCACATCGTTCAGGTGCCCGATCAGACCGCCCTCGAGCACGGGGCCGACCACGTCGCCGAGCTCGACGCCGAATCCGAACAGCTGCTCGAGCGCGCCCGGCGGGACGCCGAGACGTTCGGCGTCGACGTCGAGACGAAGACGATCCTCTCTCACCGGTCGTTCGAAGAGGTCTTCGACGCCGCGCGGACGGACAACGCCGATCTCGTCGTGATGGGCTGGGGGCCAGACGCCCACGGGCGGGCCGAGGATCGGATAGACGAACTCACCGGGTCCCTCCCCTGTGACTTCCTCGTCCTCAAAGACCGCGGATTCGACGCCTCGCGCATCCTCGTGCCGACCGCCGGCGGCCCGGACTCCGCGTTCGGTGCGGCCGTCGCCCGACTGCTCGCCGCGGAGTACGACAGCGAGGTCTCCCTGCTGTACGTTCGCGACGACGACGAATCGGCCGCCGAGGCCGAGGCGTTCCTCGAGGAGTGGGCGAGCGATCACGACCTCGAGGACGCGACCCTGTCGATCGAACGCGGCGACCCCGAGACGGCGATCGAGCGGGCGGCCGCCGACCATACGATGCTCATCATCGGGGCGACCGAACAGGGCCTTCTCTCCCGGCTCCTTGGCGGCTCGCTCATCGACGACGTGA